From a single Glycine soja cultivar W05 chromosome 19, ASM419377v2, whole genome shotgun sequence genomic region:
- the LOC114400597 gene encoding probable LRR receptor-like serine/threonine-protein kinase RKF3, giving the protein MPLFVFLATIFLTLPTLSLSVTSCLLNTTLLRSRPSSSVDSATRCRYILQTIRVLQSDYLHRTGFFFPPSSSSFSCWNTLQSSINQYDIRSSCNLPSSSISLSCNNITTKSQFENSLPNSALKPVWSTCNQSLKSSLACSQCNKTLSKLDSFLTEPSTGELVDCKAIASIYAASFSDPQDSGTANCLFNFGFSSSVSSGKRRNIPVVVFSVLAFFLLVFGALWAYFRFKQKQKKKDIGKIEMGLGSGLDSGFDSLNQSTTLIRFTFDEIKKASRNFAGDNIIGKGGYGNVYKGVLFDGTRVALKRFKNCSVAGDASFTHEVEVIASVRHVNLVALRGYCTATTNLEGHQRIIVTDLMENGSLCDHLFGSAKKKLSWSIRQKIAFGTARGLAYLHYGAQPSIIHRDIKSSNILLDHNFEAKVADFGLAKFNPEGMTHMSTRVAGTKGYVAPEYALYGQLTERSDVFSFGVVLLELLSGKKALHVDNDGQPSALTDFAWSLVRNGKALDVIEDGMPELGPIEVLEKYVLVAVLCCHPQLYARPTMDQVVKMLETEELEQPISSIAGRIDVDEKSVSSN; this is encoded by the coding sequence ATGCCACTCTTTGTGTTCCTAGCCACCATCTTCCTCACTCTCCCAACCCTCTCCCTCTCTGTCACATCATGTCTCCTCAACACCACCCTCCTCCGTTCAAGACCCTCCTCCTCCGTCGACTCCGCCACGCGCTGTCGTTACATTCTCCAAACCATTCGTGTTCTCCAATCCGATTACCTCCACCGCACCGGTTTCTTCTTCCCTCCTTCTAGTTCTTCCTTCTCGTGCTGGAACACTCTCCAATCTTCCATCAACCAATACGACATTCGCTCCTCCTGCAACCTCCCTTCCTCTTCCATTTCCCTCTCCTGCAACAACATCACCACCAAATCCCAGTTCGAAAATTCTCTTCCAAACTCGGCTCTTAAACCCGTGTGGAGCACTTGTAACCAATCTCTTAAGAGTTCCTTAGCTTGTTCTCAATGCAATAAAACTTTGTCCAAGTTGGATTCTTTTCTCACGGAACCGTCCACTGGGGAACTCGTTGATTGCAAGgccattgcttctatctatgctgcTTCCTTCTCCGATCCGCAGGACTCCGGCACCGCCAACTGTTTGTTCAACTTCGGTTTTTCCTCTTCGGTTTCCAGTGGTAAGCGTCGAAACATTCCTGTTGTGGTTTTTTCTGTGTTGGCCTTTTTTTTGTTGGTCTTTGGTGCTTTATGGGCTTACTTTAGATTCAAGCAaaagcagaagaaaaaagatattGGTAAAATTGAGATGGGTTTGGGTTCTGGGTTGGATTCTGGGTTTGATTCTTTGAACCAAAGTACCACTTTGATTAGGTTCACTTTTGATGAGATTAAAAAGGCTAGTAGGAATTTCGCCGGTGACAACATAATTGGGAAGGGGGGTTATGGGAATGTTTATAAAGGGGTGCTTTTTGATGGGACTCGAGTTGCATTGAAGAGATTCAAGAATTGTTCTGTTGCTGGGGATGCTAGCTTCACTCATGAGGTTGAGGTAATTGCAAGTGTTAGGCATGTGAACCTTGTTGCCCTCAGAGGTTATTGCACTGCCACAACTAATTTAGAGGGTCACCAGAGGATTATTGTCACTGATTTGATGGAAAATGGGAGTCTTTGTGATCATTTATTTGGTTCTGCCAAGAAGAAACTCAGTTGGTCAATTCGTCAAAAGATTGCTTTCGGGACCGCTAGGGGGTTGGCTTATTTGCACTATGGAGCTCAACCTTCCATCATCCATAGGGAtattaaatctagtaacataCTTCTGGACCACAATTTTGAAGCCAAGGTTGCGGATTTTGGATTAGCAAAGTTTAATCCTGAGGGAATGACTCATATGAGCACTAGAGTGGCTGGAACTAAGGGCTATGTTGCTCCTGAGTATGCCTTGTATGGACAGTTGACAGAGAGAAGTGATGTTTTCAGTTTTGGTGTTGTGCTTCTTGAGCTCTTAAGTGGGAAAAAGGCTCTTCATGTGGACAATGATGGCCAACCCTCTGCACTCACTGACTTTGCTTGGTCATTGGTTAGGAATGGTAAAGCTTTGGATGTTATTGAAGATGGTATGCCAGAACTTGGTCCAATTGAAGTTCTTGAGAAGTATGTGTTGGTTGCTGTACTATGTTGTCATCCACAATTATATGCTAGGCCAACAATGGATCAGGTTGTTAAAATGCTGGAGACAGAAGAATTGGAACAGCCAATCTCTTCTATTGCTGGGAGGATTGATGTTGATGAGAAATCAGTCAGTAGTAACTAG